In Rutidosis leptorrhynchoides isolate AG116_Rl617_1_P2 chromosome 2, CSIRO_AGI_Rlap_v1, whole genome shotgun sequence, one genomic interval encodes:
- the LOC139890857 gene encoding uncharacterized protein, translating into MWYLCVFYHRLLDYRKPEFESLAQLFGAFDHHILNDNDSNNTSLEWKLPQHHHPDSPFHFVNLPSEDIARNIANRSILVKGIYEIWGEGSSDEELKEAINKYPDDRKLPYLTSDSTFRIIIDTFGKAMSFKDQTARIKGMAYIPFQGRVDLKNPEHKFWLIETDDYGCNNGLPPVVDKRIFFGREVGAADRKLIPTYELKSRTYLGPTAMDAEVAFLMANQAQTMPGKLVYDPFVGTGSILVAAAHFGAMTMGADIDIRVVRDGRGPDCNVWSNFKQYGLQMPVSLLRADNNLPPWRPGLKEVFDAIICDPPYGVRAGGRKSGGRKLLKGVVGPYTVPDDKRTGHIPSTAAYSLAECVHDLLDMAAKMLVMGGRLVYFYPVLRDNDTLDVNFPEHPCFKLIASCEQMLSYRYSRVLLTMVKISSYTDEIAEAARLQHLEFKENHVKWLEEGNLHAAVFSPEFPLIDDQDTKSKDPKKKYRGKYV; encoded by the exons atgtgGTATTTGTGCGTATTCTACCACAGATTGTTAGATTACAGGAAACCTGAATTCGAATCATTAGCTCAACTTTTCGGCGCATTCGATCAtcatattcttaatgataatgatTCAAACAACACTTCACTTGAATGGAAACTTCCTCAACATCATCACCCTGATTCCCCTTTCCATTTCGTTAATCTTCCTTCTGAAGATATCGCTCGCAATATTGCCAATcgaa GTATTCTTGTGAAGGGGATTTATGAGATATGGGGAGAGGGAAGTTCAGATGAGGAATTaaaagaagcaataaataagtatcCGGATGATCGGAAGTTGCCGTATTTAACCTCAGATAGCACTTTCAGGATTATAATTGATACTTTCGGTAAGGCTATGAGTTTCAAGGACCAAACAGCTCGTATTAAGGGGATGGCTTACATCCCATTTCAG GGACGAGTTGACTTGAAGAATCCAGAACACAAGTTTTGGCTAATTGAGACAGATGATTATGGATGTAACAATGGGCTTCCACCTGTTGTTGACAAGAGAATATTTTTTGGGCGAGAGGTTGGTGCTGCTGATAGGAAGCTGATTCCTACATACGAGTTGAAGAGTCGTACGTATCTGGGACCAACTGCAATGGATGCAGAAGTGGCTTTCCTGATGGCTAACCAAGCACAAACCATGCCTGGGAAACTTGTCTATGACCCGTTTGTTGGCACAGGGAGCATTTTGGTTGCTGCAGCTCATTTTGGAGCTATGACAATG GGAGCAGATATTGATATCCGGGTGGTGCGTGATGGTCGTGGACCAGATTGCAATGTCTGGAGTAACTTTAAACAG TATGGATTGCAAATGCCCGTTTCTCTGTTACGAGCAGATAATAACCTTCCTCCTTGGCGGCCTGGCTTAAAAGAG GTGTTTGATGCAATAATATGTGACCCTCCATATGGTGTTCGTGCGGGAGGTCGAAAGTCCGGTGGCCGAAAGTTACTAAAAGGGGTTGTGGGCCCGTACACAGTTCCCGATGACAAAAGAACTGGCCACATACCATCGACAGCTGCGTACAGCTTAGCAGAATGTGTACACGATCTACTTGATATGGCAGCTAAAATGCTTGTTATGGGTGGTCGTTTAGTTTACTTTTATCCGGTGCTAAGAGATAATGACACACTCGATGTTAATTTCCCAGAACACCCCTGTTTCAAGCTAATTGCCAGCTGTGAACAGATGTTAAGCTATCGTTATAGCAGGGTATTATTGACAATGGTGAAGATTTCATCGTATACGGATGAAATAGCAGAGGCGGCTAGGTTACAACATTTGGAATTTAAGGAGAATCATGTTAAGTGGTTGGAGGAAGGTAATCTTCATGCTGCAGTTTTTAGTCC